atcacttgagctcaggagtttgagaccagtctggtcaacatggtgaaccccatcgctaataagaatacaaaaaaaaaaaaaattagctggacatggtggtgcacgcctgtaatcccagctactcaggaggttgaggcaggagaatcacttgaacctgggaaacggaggttgcagtgagctgagatcagccattgcactccagcctgcgtgacagagtgagaccctgtctcaaaaaaataataataaaaataaataaagtaaaatgtcaGAATATGCAAAAATGCTGTACTTATTTCTGTTAATACCTTGAAAACAGTGGAAGTTTGAAGATTTTTAATTCTTCAAGAGTCCAAGCTGGGAGATGACTGCTACTGATGGGGTTTGTTCAACGTACTGATTCCAAGCTTGGTGACCATCAGCAAACTGGTACCTGCAATTAAACCTGGAGACATAAATTTTTCAGAGTGGTAGAATCTCATTCCCATAATGCCAGCCAAGGTCTCAGACGTAGCTAGGAAAACCCAAGCAACCCTTGGATCCTGAGAGCTGATAAGCACCCAGGCCTGTTAAACTCCCAGAGAGGAATAGCATTCTACCTGCTTTTGCATAGTCAGTGATCCCTCCAGAGGCAACCAGTGCTGCCTAGCCAAAACCCAAACCAGTGCAAAGGTACTAGTGGACCAGTATCCTGCGGCACTGTTCTCTTCTCACCCTGTCCTGTGCAGACAGTAGACTATAGCAGGCCTGCATTTGCACCGCCCTCCTGAAGGTCTGTACTGGTCAACAAGATCCTCTTATCCTTTTAATATCCGtaggacattttaaaatttctcttattttctttttatctttaactttttttaaagatagaaataggggaggccaaggcgggcgaattgcctgaggtcaggagttcaagaccagcctggccaacatggtgaaacccccatctctactaaaaatacaaaaaattagctgggtgtggtggcacatacctgtaatcccagctactcgggaggctgaggcaggataatcgcttgaaccggggaggcagaggttgcagtgagctgagatcgtgccgctgcactccaacctgggtgacagagtgagactccatctcaaaaaaaaaaaagaggatgtcactatgttgcccaggctggtctggaactcctggccttaagcaatcctcctacctcagcctcccagagttttTCTTGGTTTATTAATCAGTCTTTCCAGAAACTTactaattttatttgtctttaaaaaaaatttatttccattttctttgggttaattttacttttctaacTTCATGAGAcagatttattttgatttttaaatttcattaattttagccATCCTTTTCTAATATGTTTATTTAAGGCTGTCATGTTCCTCTAAAATACTGCTTTGGCTGCATCTCAGTTTTTGATACATAGTTATTTCCATCattgttcttttatttaacaaatactaaGTGCCTCCTATGTACCAGATAGTGGGCTAGATGCTAAGAGTTCAGAGTAAGCAAAACACAGTACTAGCACTTAATGAGCTCATAATCTAGTTGCAGAAATAGATATGTCAACAGATTATTATGTAACCATATAGTAAGTGTTATGTTTGAGGTATGTAAATACAAGGGGCTGTCACAGAACAAACTCTGCCTGCTGGAGTATAGAAAGGCTCCATGAGGTAGATGGGATGAtatttcatccatccatccactcatccatccatccatccatccttatAGTCGTTTAACTAGCATTTGTTGTGCACCTATTTTATGTAAGTCTTGTGCTAGGTGCTGGAACTATGGCTACGTCTTGAAGGATGTGAAAAAAATAGGCTAATAGAACAAGGTGGGGGTGGGATTTTAAAGCAGAAGTATCAACCtatgcaaaggcacagaggcacaGGGGCATGGAAATGCATGATGAAGCTGGCATGATGGGGAGTAGCTAGTTCACCAAGGCTGTGTGTGGTATGGAAAGGTGTTTAGATTTTTGGGTTTTGGGTTGGAAATGAGAAGCCATGGAacttaaagcaaagaaaataaacactttttttatttGATATGTATTCTGTCAGTAGAATAAGTGTGAGGCAGAGACCAGTTAAGAGGCTTTTGGACTAGGCTCAAAGCAAGGACAGTAAATGTGGAGAGATGGATATAGATCCAAGAGATACCTAGGAGTTGGAATCAGTAGAATGGAAGGATCCtagggagttaaaaaaaaaaaaaaaaaaaaaggcataaagtATCACTTCCAAGTTTCTGGCTTGCGTGactggatgaatggatggtggTGCCATTGACTAGGGTAACGAATACCAAAAGGGCCACAGACTTTGGCAGAGAAGTTGCAAGTTTGGTTTTAGATCAGGCTGAGCTTGCCAAAGAAAGTGCTATCCAAGAGCATCTGGTCTAAGGAAGCAGGAATAAACAAAGGAGCATTTCTGGAAGTGGAGAGAGGATCAGTGCCACTGCTAGTCAATATGGTACCTTCGTacaagttataaaaaaaaaaaaaagcacttctcCTGGGCAGACCAATTAGAAAAGGGCAACCTTTCTTCACAGTAGACTCAGCCACTTGGCTTGGCAGAAAGCCCAGGATGGATTTTAGCCCCATTCACTCTCTTGGCTGGGCACCTATGTATAGTACGCAGATTATACAACCATACACAGGAGCCTTGGGACTTACTTGGGTTTAGGGATGTGCCTAAGGGCTCAGCCCATTGTTCACCAATAGGAAAAGGAGGCAGGAAACTGAAtttggctggggtgggggttggtcAGGGAAGGAATCTAGTAATTGCTGAAGGATTTGGTGGTCAGGCCTCTTTCCAGTGGATTACATTGAATCTTGTCCTCACCTGTGAAAGGGGTTACTATGAGCCCTCCCTATCATCTAAGGGAATTATGAGGACTCAAGGAGACCATGTATATGAAGCCTTTCAGGCATCTCTGTACCCCCAATTTCTAGTACCAGACATGGCACACAGGTTTAACCACTAAATGGTAAAAGGAATGGTGAAGGTCAAATGAAGAGGTGCATAGTGGTAAACTGAAGAATGTATACTTGGTAAGTGTTGTGACTAGTGAGCAAATATGAAGATAGTACAGGCCCAGGGAGGGACATCTTCAGGGGACCAGTGGTAAGAGATAATGGCAGATAAAGAGGGTGTTGGTCAGAGGTGTCTGCTGTGGCATGGGTGTCTCAGAGCTTGGTCTCTGAAGTATGGGTAAAGGGAAGCAAGCTGAGAATTGAAGCACCAAAGAGCAGCAGAGGCGCCTGAGACAAGAAATCTGGCAGGTAGTCAGCCCCTTAGCTGATGTTACGGTTTGGGAAGAGTgaggcaaaaagaagaaagtcgTCCAGGGAGGAAGAAATGGCTGTTGGGAAGGGTTCTGTCATAGTAGAAGAGATTTGGGAAAAGTGAAGAGGTCTTATGCATGATGATGTGGAATCCCAGTGGCAAGAAACAGCAGGATGATGGCATCTTGAAGTCTactctctcttctctttgcccTACTCAGTAAGAATGGATGAAGACTGAGCGGGAGAACTGGAGGGTTTCTTGAGGGTACATAGTAGGTGATATGTTGTACTCAGGACAAAGGATAGCCGGAAGAGATGAGCTCTAGATTGGTGTCTGTATAGGTCCCTGAGAGTTTGATAGCTTGCTTGATCCATTGGTGAACAAAATATCTGCTGTGGCCCAACTGGATCAGGCAGTTGAGATCTCAAGGTTTGGTACAGTGACTGAGGAATTTAGGCAGCTGCAAGACAGGTGCTTCTAGGCCgagtgcggtggttcatgcctgtaatcccagcactttgggaggccaaggcaggcggatcacctgaggtcaggagttactggccaacatggtgaaaccccgtctctactaaagatttaaaaaacagccatgtgtagtggtgggcacctgtaatctctactcggaggctgaggtaggagaatcgcttgaacccgggaggcagaagctgcattgagctgagattgcaccactgcactgcagcctgggcgacagagtgagactctgtctcaaaacaaacaaacaaaaacaaaaaacaggtgcCTCTAGCCACTTAGGTCCCAACTaaagcaaaaagggaaaaagcATCTTCCTGAGAGACAGACCACTCCAAGCCTGAATTATCCAGGGCAGCAGCCAAGAGAAGCAGAGCTAGAATCCAGTCCTACAGCCTTAGTGAAGACCCAGGAAGTACTGGTAACAGAAGTCCAGCACTCTGTATTTCATAAGGATCTTTTATACATAGATCTGACTTAATCATCATAGTGATCCTGTATGGTGGATATCTGCATTTCACAGATGACGAAATAGAGGTGTAGACGTTTCTAGAAGAAGCTGGAGCCATTTACCTAAGGGATATGAATTGATTCTTGTGAGTTGTTACCTCTTTAGTTGTCTGTAGCCTTCGATTGGAGGCAGCTCATGCTAATCTGGTCAGCCTACATGTAACTGGATATTCTAGCCTTTAAAGGGTGTTTGTCCTCTGTTAGAGGCTAGGACTCCACCTCAGGTTAGATTGAAGGTGCTGCAGGGGTATTCATCTCCCTCTCCAGGACCCTGAGACTTGGAGGCATGGACAGGACCTGGGCTGTAGGTCCTGACCATAGTGTATGcctgtgagtgtatgtgtgtgtgcacataggCTGTGTGTGTCTGGGAGTGCTGTGGAATCAGTATATCTACTCTGGGGGTACCCATCaagcacacatatgcacatttgTGTAAGTCTCTGTAAGTGTTCAGGGGAAGAAGAATcaaaaaagtgtttcttttttttttttttttttttttttgagacaggggctccctctgtcacccagactggagtgcagtggcatgttctcggctcactgcagcccccgcctcctgggttcaagcaattctcctgcctcagcctcccaagtagctgggactacaggcgtgtgccaccacgcctggataatttttggttttttgtttgttttttgagacagtcttgccctgttgcccaggctggagtgcagtggtgtgatctcggctcactgcaacttctgcctcccaggttcaagcaattttcctgcctcagcctcccgagtagctgggattacaggcacgtaccaccacgcccaactaatttttgtatttttagtggagacgaggtttcaccatgttggccagcctggtctcgaactcctgacctcaagtgattcacctgcctcggcctcccaaagtgctgggattacaggcgtgagctaccatgcccagccgtgTTTCTTGTTTCTCCCAACCCTTCCACTTCTTCCTATTTTCATGTTTTccctctcatttctctttttcttctcctttccttgtGAGTTTAGATGGCATTGTGATTAAGTTCTCTGGCACAGGACTTGTCACTCAGCTTTGTCATGTCAGAGGACAGGGTCCTTCTGTGGCTGAGACTTTGTAACTTCAGTCAGTTGCTGAATAATCCAGAATACTTCTGCTGACAGTGGCctgagggggtggggggggggaagTGACAGGCAGAATTTGGTGTAGCCTCACCTGAGACTGAGCCTCCCCTCAGCCCCCTGTGTCTGGCATCATCATGGTGGGTGGGACcagagggtacatgtgaacaCAGACAAAGGTTTGTTTTGGGGGTGAAGGTAGAGCTTGGTCAGGGGAAGCTGAAGAAAGTCATATATCAGGAGCAGCCCAGGAGTTAGCCTGTCTGTCCCCTTTCCACAGCAACAGGTGAGAAGAAGGAATGCTGGTCGTGGGAGTCCTACCTAGAGGAGCAGAAGGCCATTACTGCTCCAGTCAGCCTCTTCCAGGACGTGAGTTGGACAATTTCCCCATAGGAACAGCTTGTCTTCCCAGTCGAGGGACACACCACCAAACTCAGGCCTTCTGGCGTTTTCTGTGTCAGGCATGCCTCAGTGGACTGGCAGAATGGAAAGGGAGAGACTGTTTAGGGCCCCAGAGTGGAAAAGGGCCCACCATAAGGGGCTGGCAGGGTGGGAAGAAACAGAGGTGGAAGCTAGGCTCACTCATCACTGGGCCTGCAGACTTTTGAATTCTGGTGACTTCTACTCAATTCAGCATTGATCTTTCCATGACTTTGGTGAGAGGGAGCCCTTGAGTCCAGCCCTGACTCACCCACATTTTTCAAGGGACCTGGgagatattctctctctctctctctagatccCTGTAGTAACGATCCCCAAATAAGTTGCCCCTTTGGAAATACCAGGCGGGTGGGGCCTAAAGGCAGCTCCTTCACCCCAAGCCCACTAGGCAAGGATAAGGCTGGATGGAAGCTGGGTCCTCTCCACTCTGTGCGTTGACAGTCCCAGGCAGTCACTCACAACAAGAATGGCTTCAAACTGGGCATGAAGTTGGAAGGCATTGACCCTCAACACCCATCCATGTACTTCATCCTCACCGTGGCTGAGGTGAGCTGGGGCTTGGTACCACCTTTCTGATGATGTCTCTCAGTGCAGATTGATGGATTTTGCTGGGGGCATAGAAGGAAACACCTTCCTCCTCTCAGAGCACACACAATCTAGTAGTGGATTAAGTTGGAATACATAGAAAgcttaaaagaacaaaaaccagATGGAGTGTCATGGGACAGTCCTATTACTGGATGAATGTATACTGTCCACTCTGGGGGAGCTTGAGGAGATCCTGAGGGCCAGGGATGTTGGCATGAGTCAAACAAGGTCCTTGTCCTCTAGGAGCTCACAGTTGTCTAGGGAATCAGCCAAATAAACATGTCAGTGACATGCCACGGGGGTGGCAACAGATTTGAGCTGGGAGGCACAGCTGGGTCAGTTCTGTCTGAGGAGCAGCAAAAGCATAGAGGAAGGGCCTCTTTTGCAGAGTCTTGAGAGATAAGTTGTGAATAAGGAGGGAGCTCCAGGCAGAAGGAGCAAAGtgggcaaaggccctggggcatgGAACAGACTGCTACCTTCAAGGAATTGCCATTGGCTCAGCAAGACTGGAAGCAGAGTGTGAGTGGAGAGCAGTGAGAGAAGGTAGCAGAGGGAAGGGTCATCAGGATCCCTCAGCAGTCCTGAGCCTTGGTGGCTGCCCTCGGAATTCTGTCCAGGGCTCAAAAGGGCAGGAGACTGTCATAGGGTCCACCTCCCTTGCATCCAGAACTCAGGGCTCATGAGTACATGAACTGTCCTCACTGCAGAATAGGACAGGATGGAGTACACTTGGGAGGAAAGAAAGGTGGGGTTGGGGAACCTGCTAGCATTAGAGCCCTTGAGACCACCAGACTGGGCCAGGAGAGGTGAGGGAGACGGGGAGTGGGTTATCTCCTGACATTGGAGTTCCTGATTCCCCTCATGGGGCCAGGTATGTGGCTATCGCCTACGCCTGCACTTTGATGGGTATTCTGAGTGCCATGACTTCTGGGTCAATGCCAACTCCCCTGACATTCACCCTGCTGGCTGGTTCGAGAAGACGGGCCACaagctgcagcctcccaaaggtaAGGCCTAGCTGGGTTGGTCACAGTGAGGCAGTGAGTCCTCAGACCCTTTGCTTCTTCCCCTTGGGTCCCCTGGCTTCCAGCTCTTTTGTTTTCTGACCCTGTACCCTGTTCCAAAGCCAGCCTCTCTTCATCGCATCCTGATGACTCTGCGCTGGGGCCAAGTTGACCAGAAGCCCTAGAACTTCTGCGTTGCACTTGCCCTTTGAGTGTCTACTCAAGTCGTGTCCTGCTTCAGTAGTGGGGGATCCCTGGGCAAGTTCTTGAGGGTTGGGGGGAGGTCCTCAGGCATGCCTGATTCTGCTGCTTCACTGTGGGGTGCCCTCGCTGTGGCCCAGCCTCTGCACGGCGCTCTGTTCATCCCCCTCGAGGGGCCTAGGTTACAAGGAGGAGGAGTTCAGCTGGAGCCAGTACCTGCGCAGCACAAGAGCTCAGGCTGCCCCCAAGCACCTGTTTGTGAGCCAGAGCCACGTGAGTGCCCCTGAGTGAGAGTGGATGTCACTCCCATGTGCCAGAGTTCACTGCAGCTGGCCCAGGGTATCTGACTCATCAGAAGGGAGCTCATGTGCTGGTTCTCTCAGCTTTGTTCTGATCTCTCATATCAGATGGGAGGGGCACAGCTGGGCAGGGTCCAGGACCAGAGATGGGAAGCTGGTTATAGGTTTTTCCtgacttccctccctcctttactACTGCAGATACCCTGTCCTCACATCCCCTTGGAGCCCCTGGCCCACTATCCTAGTCTGAGCACTGAGATGTCATTGCTCATATATTCTTGCTTTGGCTTGCTCTGCAGTTCTTTGCTGTAAGGTCAATGCCTCTATTCTGGgagcttctttttccttccttttgcccAACGTTGAGActcttccatttatttccaaCAATTCATCCCTTGTCCTTTCCTCAGTTCAAGGCAGCTGGCAGCTTATCCAGCAGTTAAAGTATCTCATAATCCCAACCAAAAGGCCTAAGAGATATAGGGAGCCTCCATTAAAAATATCATActggaccaggtgtggtggctaatgcctgtaatcccagcactttgggaggctgaggcgggtggatcagctgaggtcaggagttcaagaccagcctgggcaacatggtgaaaccccgtctctactaaaaatataaaaaattagctgggcgtggtggtgggcgtctgtaatcccagctactcaggaggctgaggcaggagaatcgcttgaacctgggaggcggaagttgcagtgagccaagatcgcgccattgcactccggtcTCAGCAACAAGAatgaagctccgtctcaaaaaaaataagtatatatcagtcttactggccgggtgcggtggctcacacctgtaattccagtactttgggaggctgaggcgggaggatcacttgagcccaggagtttgagaccagcgtaggcaacatagtgagaccccatctgtacaaaaaatgtcattaaattagctgggcatggtgcacgtgcctgtagtcctagataccaCAGTAGctagctgagctgggaggattgttttgagcccaggaattcgaggctacagcaagctatgattgtaccactgcaccccagcctgggcgacagagtgagaccctgtgtctaaaaaaaaaaccatattgaATGTCTAGAGTTCCCATGGGCCCAGGACTCCACCATGCTCTTCAGGCAGAGACAGTTACTCCCCAACCCCAGTCCAGCCCCAGAGTTCATACTTGCAAGTTCCCAGGTGACAGGTGGGGTCCTGCCTGCTGTTGTGACAACGAATGCCGACTTTTAATTCAAACTATTTAAATACTGGCCCCGCCATTGACTAGCATTGTGTTCTGGGCCAAGTGATTTAACTTCTTAAATGGGAATAAGGTTGTTGTAAAGGTCCAAGGAGGTGATGTCTTTTGAAGCTTACATGGCAGGTACTCAGTTTATACTGGTTCCCTGTCTGCCTCCATGCCATAGATGTCCGCTGTTTCTTCCCAGCCACCCCACTGTTGCCACAACTGCCTCAGAACAAGCTGGGAAGGGCTTGTCTGGGTAGGGAAGATTTATACTTGGTTCACCAGGTTCTTTGGGCGAACGCATAGCCTCCTTCCAGGCACTTACCTTCTGGCACAAGCCAGGCCTCTGAGTGCACCTTGGAGGCCAGAGGTTCCTGAGTGCCTCAGGACTCAGGTTATGATTCTGCCCTGGAGGGCCCTCTTTCCCAgcttatttctccttcctttctcactGCCCACACCCCAGGCTTTCCTAGAGAACCTATTCCTTTGTTTGCCAATGGGCTCTGGGCTGGTCCTAGCCAGCTTGGCCCTGGCCGTGGCAGCTCCTCTTTTTCCCCTAGAGTCCCCCACCCCTGGGCTTCCAGGTGGGCATGAAGCTGGAGGCTGTTGACCGCATGAACCCGTCCCTTGTCTGCGTGGCCAGTGTGACCGATGTGGTGGACAGCCGCTTCCTGGTGCACTTTGACAACTGGGATGATACTTATGACTACTGGTAGTAGGAGGGCCCAGACTTGGCCTCAGGGGGTGAGGGGATGGCAGGGGGCAACTGCTTTCATATCTCAGGTACCATGTGGCCCCACTCAGTCCAATTCTGACATTCAGATCTTCCTCCGGTTGGAAGATAATTGAATTGAGCTTTATCATAAGAAATACAGCTCAATATTAAATGTTTCATCTAAAAATACCATGGTTAAGATGAGCAAGCCCCTATGATTCATGATTTTCCCTTAGATATTATGGTGATGGTAGAGTTTGTAATTCATGTTGCAATTTTCTAACTTTGTCATTGCCATCTGTCTCCCTCTCACTAAGAAGTAGATGAGGGTGGGCCCTGAGCCATGCTTTCAGAGGATGGCAGGCTCAGGGCCTCAAGTTTCTCTTGGGACAGTGACATGTTCTTGGATTTCAGGTGTGATCCCAGCAGCCCCTACATCCACCCAGTGGGCTGGTGCCAGAAGCAAGGAAAGCCCCTCACGCCTCCACAAGGTGACCCTGCAGCCTGAGCAAGCCCCCTTTCCTAAGCCTGGCTCTGCTTCCCTCTCCACTGACCCCTCACCAGTAGTGCCCCAGTAGCTGGCTCTCTAGGGTCAGGGTGAGAGAACAGACATGTCCTGAAGCCTCAGCTTCTTGGTCTGGGAGTTGAGAACCCTTTGATTTTAGGAGACTCCTGTCAAACCCTGACTCCATTGGGGTTTAGGGGAAGAAAGTTACATGACCATCTCAGCAAGGAAACAGGGAATCAGAAGTAAAGAAAATGAGTCCTTCATCCTGGGAGTATTGCATTGGCCCAAATACAGTAGAGATTCaaatggggctggggtgggagcaaCAGGCCAAGAGTGACAGGAGTCAGGGTTCCCAGACAGCCCTGTGAACTATTAGGGTGGTGCTGTGCTTGGTTCTACTAGCACCCATCTGCCTGAGGAGCCCAGTGCAAGGAGCTGGCTGTGGTGATGATGGGAGAGATTCTACTCCAAGGGCCTCTGTCCCTTCCATGTTCCTGGTCCTGCTTGGGGGCAGAGGGCTTCTGCAGTACACCTGGGTGGCTAGACATTGCTCTCATCCTCTCCTCCAGACTACCCAGACCCTGATAACTTCTGTTGGGAGAAATATCTGGAAGAAACTGGGGCCTCTGCTGTCCCCACTTGGGCCTTCAAGGTGGTGAGTCAGTGCCCCCCGCTCCCAGAGCTGAGCTCAGAAAGACATGGAGCACTCAGCTAGCCAGGCTGGGGCCCTAGTTTCTTCTCCTTTGGGCAGGCCCCAGTTTCCCCAGGCACAGCATTTGGGCTCCTGTGGGGCTCAGCTCTGCTGAGCTGGGCCTTGGCCTGAAGGCAGCTGTCCCCTCTGCAGCGACCCCCTCACAGCTTCCTGGTCAATATGAAGCTGGAGGCTGTGGACCGCAGGAACCCAGCCCTGATTCGCGTGGCCAGCGTGGAGGATGTGGAGGACCATCGAATAAAGGTGGCTCTGGGACCCTAGGGCTGGGAAGTGGACAGGCCAGTTGGGCAGGAATTCTGTAGACTGTTTAGAGGTCAAGGGCATCATGGCATGAGAGAGATGAAGCCAAAGATCTTGAATCTCATTCTTGCCTCATCTGTGACTTATTTTTGTGGGCTTGGACAAGTCATTTTCCCTCTCTAAGCCttacatcatctgtaaaatgggcctaaTAATCCTTGTCCCACCTAAGGATTGCCAGTGGGAGATGCCAGTAACTTAATGAGTGATGCCCTTGGAAAATGTGGTGGCCAAGACTGATTATTGCAGGGTTGGCCCCTTGGTTCTTCCAATCCAGGATCTTGCTTCTGACAGGCCCCAGGGATGGGGAGAGGACCTTCTGGCTGAGCTGGGCTCCATGAGAAACACCTGACTTCCAAGAGCCTTTCCTCCCCAGATCCACTTTGATGGCTGGAGTCATGGCTATGATTTCTGGATCGACGCTGACCACCCAGACATCCACCCTGCCGGCTGGTGCTCCAAGACAGGACATCCCCTGCAGCCTCCTCTCCGTGTGTACCCCTAGGGCACTCTGATCTTTTCCTTTCCCCCCAGGTTCTGACAGTCCTGTGGTTTGCCTACAGAGCTCTGACTCCCCATGCCCAAATATGACCCAGAGGGCTCTGATGCCTACCATGAGTTCCGGAATCCCCCATCCGCCCCACCCCCAGACTATCTGCTACACTAAGCAGTGCTTCTGGCTACCCTAGTTGTCGGGGTTTGGGGTGTTGAGGTGGAAAGGGGCAAGCTCACTTGGTTGCATGTGCTTCAGAGGTGGTCAGGCACCCAGGGATTTCTCTCAGCATCTAGCAGAGCCACACTGAGCGTGCACTGTGTTTGCTAAGGACATGATGGCTTCCTAAAGTAAATTCTGATTGTCTGTGCAGGCAGGGGTTAGAGTTCAGGTCACTGGGCTGCTCAGCCCCATTTTCACCCTTAGGATTTCCCTTCCTTATTTCCCTGCTGCAACCGTGTTTGTCTGACATGGGGTGTTGATCCTTCTTGAATGTTCTCCAAGCATAGGCAGAGCCTTAAAAAAGTTACCAAAATCTTggggataaaaacaagaaaaagaactgAGAGTGACATGAATCTGCCAGATGTGGCTTCTAAGGTATGGCTACACCCAACCAGCTCTGAGTGGCTCTTCTCCCCCAGAGTTCTCTCAGAGACTGAGGGCATAGCCTGCAGGTTTCAACAAAGTATTAACATATGAGAGCTAAGCCCTCCTTACCCAGAGAGGGGCAGATATCCAGTAACAGAGAATGGTGTCACAGCCAACGCAGGGCCCTCATCCTTGGGGAGTGGGTTTCTAGTGTTGATCTCTCCAGTGGAAACTGCTCCTTCCCTGCCCcgcactccccacccccaggacTCCATGAGGACTCCCTTCTTTCTGCTCTTTTAGGACCCAGAgagcccagctctgcctcccctggGGGCTGTCCCCCTCTCAGCTATAGGAGCCTGCCCCACACTAGGACCTCCAAATACAGCTTTCACCACCGGTGAGTGAAGGTTCCTGGTGAGAGACCCTCAGCGTTGTTTTGCACTTACTGCATGCAGGCGACTAGGGTCCACCAAAACACACTCCAGATGGGACCAGGGCTGAGGAGGGCTCAGCGGGGACCAGTGGATTCAACCCAACTGAAGCCTCTTCTTCCCCAGGAAGTGCCCCACTCCTGGTTGCGATGGCTCTGGCCATGTCACAGGCAAGTTCACAGCTCACCATTGCCTCTCAGGCTGCCCACTGGCTGAGAGGAACCAGAGCCGGCTGAAAGCGGAGCTGTCTGACTCGGAGGCCTCAGCCCGCAAGAAGAACCTCTCAGGCTTCTCCCCAAGGAAGAAGCCT
This window of the Pongo abelii isolate AG06213 chromosome 21, NHGRI_mPonAbe1-v2.0_pri, whole genome shotgun sequence genome carries:
- the L3MBTL1 gene encoding lethal(3)malignant brain tumor-like protein 1 isoform X4: MEGHAEMEMLRTLKGPSTGEVSMHLVSGDSPGSGPHLPATAFIIPASSATLGLPSSALDVSCFPREPIHVGAPEQVAGCEPASATVLPQLSAGPASCSTSTVRLLEWTEAAAPPPGGGLRVLGGVAWSEGLAGIAWSEAPWRGVLRPAEGVSWHEATRGPWHRLRGGSRARTGVAILRSSCAPVPDKRVQAAENGGSGAAPEPRAAARRRDRIRRWRGPGRRWRGGPPTGGSVIVENSSGSISASELLKPMKKRKHREYQSPSEEESEPEAMEKQEEGKDPEGQPTASTPESEEWSSSQPATGEKKECWSWESYLEEQKAITAPVSLFQDSQAVTHNKNGFKLGMKLEGIDPQHPSMYFILTVAEVCGYRLRLHFDGYSECHDFWVNANSPDIHPAGWFEKTGHKLQPPKGYKEEEFSWSQYLRSTRAQAAPKHLFVSQSHSPPPLGFQVGMKLEAVDRMNPSLVCVASVTDVVDSRFLVHFDNWDDTYDYWCDPSSPYIHPVGWCQKQGKPLTPPQDYPDPDNFCWEKYLEETGASAVPTWAFKVRPPHSFLVNMKLEAVDRRNPALIRVASVEDVEDHRIKIHFDGWSHGYDFWIDADHPDIHPAGWCSKTGHPLQPPLRPREPSSASPGGCPPLSYRSLPHTRTSKYSFHHRKCPTPGCDGSGHVTGKFTAHHCLSGCPLAERNQSRLKAELSDSEASARKKNLSGFSPRKKPRHHGRIGRPPKYRKIPQEDFQTLTPDVVHQSLFMSALSAHPDRSLSVCWEQHCKLLPGVAGISASTVAKWTIDEADIVKIMSVKLGPALKIYNAILMFKNADDTLK
- the L3MBTL1 gene encoding lethal(3)malignant brain tumor-like protein 1 isoform X2 — its product is MEGHAEMEMLRTLKGPSTGEVSMHLVSGDSPGSGPHLPATAFIIPASSATLGLPSSALDVSCFPREPIHVGAPEQVAGCEPASATVLPQLSAGPASCSTSTVRLLEWTEAAAPPPGGGLRFRISEYKPLKMAGVEQPPSPELRQEGVTEYEDGGAPAGDGEAGPRQAEDHPQNPPEDPNQDPPEDDSTCQCQACGPHQAAGPDLGSSNDGCPQLFQERSVIVENSSGSISASELLKPMKKRKHREYQSPSEEESEPEAMEKQEEGKDPEGQPTASTPESEEWSSSQPATGEKKECWSWESYLEEQKAITAPVSLFQDSQAVTHNKNGFKLGMKLEGIDPQHPSMYFILTVAEVCGYRLRLHFDGYSECHDFWVNANSPDIHPAGWFEKTGHKLQPPKGYKEEEFSWSQYLRSTRAQAAPKHLFVSQSHSPPPLGFQVGMKLEAVDRMNPSLVCVASVTDVVDSRFLVHFDNWDDTYDYWCDPSSPYIHPVGWCQKQGKPLTPPQDYPDPDNFCWEKYLEETGASAVPTWAFKVRPPHSFLVNMKLEAVDRRNPALIRVASVEDVEDHRIKIHFDGWSHGYDFWIDADHPDIHPAGWCSKTGHPLQPPLRPREPSSASPGGCPPLSYRSLPHTRTSKYSFHHRKCPTPGCDGSGHVTGKFTAHHCLSGCPLAERNQSRLKAELSDSEASARKKNLSGFSPRKKPRHHGRIGRPPKYRKIPQEDFQTLTPDVVHQSLFMSALSAHPDRSLSVCWEQHCKLLPGVAGISASTVAKWTIDEVFGFVQTLTGCEDQARLFKDEADIVKIMSVKLGPALKIYNAILMFKNADDTLK
- the L3MBTL1 gene encoding lethal(3)malignant brain tumor-like protein 1 isoform X3, which produces MEGHAEMEMLRTLKGPSTGEVSMHLVSGDSPGSGPHLPATAFIIPASSATLGLPSSALDVSCFPREPIHVGAPEQVAGCEPASATVLPQLSAGPASCSTSTVRLLEWTEAAAPPPGGGLRFRISEYKPLKMAGVEQPPSPELRQEGVTEYEDGGAPAGDGEAGPRQAEDHPQNPPEDPNQDPPEDDSTCQCQACGPHQAAGPDLGSSNDGCPQLFQERSVIVENSSGSISASELLKPMKKRKHREYQSPSEEESEPEAMEKQEEGKDPEGQPTASTPESEEWSSSQPATGEKKECWSWESYLEEQKAITAPVSLFQDSQAVTHNKNGFKLGMKLEGIDPQHPSMYFILTVAEVCGYRLRLHFDGYSECHDFWVNANSPDIHPAGWFEKTGHKLQPPKGYKEEEFSWSQYLRSTRAQAAPKHLFVSQSHSPPPLGFQVGMKLEAVDRMNPSLVCVASVTDVVDSRFLVHFDNWDDTYDYWCDPSSPYIHPVGWCQKQGKPLTPPQDYPDPDNFCWEKYLEETGASAVPTWAFKVRPPHSFLVNMKLEAVDRRNPALIRVASVEDVEDHRIKIHFDGWSHGYDFWIDADHPDIHPAGWCSKTGHPLQPPLRPREPSSASPGGCPPLSYRSLPHTRTSKYSFHHRKCPTPGCDGSGHVTGKFTAHHCLSGCPLAERNQSRLKAELSDSEASARKKNLSGFSPRKKPRHHGRIGRPPKYRKIPQEDFQTLTPDVVHQSLFMSALSAHPDRSLSVCWEQHCKLLPGVAGISASTVAKWTIDEVFGFVQTLTGCEDQARLFKDEVRCKCRVGDRAGVTVLKTAGSRCPPQCRLC